In Myxococcus stipitatus, the following are encoded in one genomic region:
- a CDS encoding efflux transporter outer membrane subunit: MISGCTVGPRFTKPEAEVAKEWRTQGDPRLSTQDAVNTQWWKSFGDPSLDHLVELAYQQNLPLQIAGLRIVEARAQLGILTGRQFPQVQVATGSGAVVGRSENAAASNLVDLSSLAEIDRHYLEYQVGFDALWEVDFWGKYRRGVESGAAGLLASVADYQSSVVALTAEVARTYVTVRTFEVLIEQAQENVRVQEEGYRIAESRFSNGVTSELDMMQAETLLQSTRATIPQLEAGLEQAHNALSTLLGRPTGEVAALLSGPKRIPLAPATVAVGMPAEILRRRPDVRSAELTAAAQCARVGIAEADLYPSFSIFGTVGLQASTAGSASANLFSLGSLAYSVGPRIVFPFLNYGRLKNGVRVEDARFQQLLVNYRNTVLKAAQEVADALTGFIHAQKTLEFQQAAVKSAQRSVELSVVQYREGAVDYQRVLDAQRSLLEQQNNMAQTSSSIATNLVALYKALGGGWEIRQGQPIVPEPMQNEMKKRTHWGDMLSKPRAPEQKALPPSEKP, encoded by the coding sequence ATGATCTCCGGGTGCACGGTCGGCCCACGCTTCACGAAACCCGAAGCCGAGGTCGCCAAGGAATGGCGCACCCAAGGCGACCCGCGACTCTCGACCCAGGACGCGGTCAACACCCAATGGTGGAAGTCTTTTGGTGATCCTTCACTCGACCACCTCGTCGAGCTCGCCTACCAGCAGAACCTGCCGCTGCAGATCGCCGGGTTGCGGATCGTCGAGGCGCGCGCCCAGTTGGGCATCCTCACCGGCCGACAGTTCCCACAGGTCCAGGTCGCGACCGGCAGCGGTGCCGTGGTGGGGCGCAGCGAGAACGCCGCCGCCTCCAACCTGGTCGACCTGTCCAGCCTCGCGGAGATCGACCGCCACTACCTGGAATACCAGGTGGGCTTCGATGCGCTGTGGGAGGTGGACTTCTGGGGCAAGTACCGGCGGGGCGTGGAGTCGGGAGCCGCGGGCCTGCTCGCGTCGGTCGCGGACTACCAATCCTCCGTCGTCGCGCTCACCGCCGAGGTCGCTCGAACCTACGTCACCGTCCGCACGTTCGAGGTGCTCATCGAGCAAGCCCAGGAGAACGTCCGGGTCCAGGAGGAGGGCTACCGGATCGCCGAGTCGCGCTTCAGCAACGGCGTGACCTCGGAGCTCGACATGATGCAGGCGGAGACCCTGCTGCAGAGCACCCGGGCCACCATCCCCCAACTGGAAGCAGGGCTGGAGCAGGCCCACAACGCCTTGAGCACCCTCCTCGGCCGGCCCACGGGAGAAGTGGCGGCGTTGCTCTCAGGCCCCAAGCGGATTCCCCTGGCGCCCGCGACGGTCGCCGTCGGCATGCCGGCCGAAATCCTGCGGCGACGTCCGGACGTCCGCAGCGCGGAGCTGACTGCCGCCGCGCAGTGCGCCCGGGTGGGCATCGCCGAGGCGGACCTCTATCCGAGCTTCTCCATCTTCGGGACCGTCGGGCTGCAAGCCAGCACCGCCGGCTCGGCCTCCGCCAATCTCTTCTCCCTGGGCAGCCTCGCCTATTCGGTGGGCCCTCGAATCGTCTTCCCCTTCCTGAACTACGGCCGTCTGAAGAACGGCGTGCGAGTCGAGGACGCACGGTTCCAGCAATTGCTCGTCAACTACCGCAACACCGTGCTCAAGGCGGCGCAGGAAGTGGCGGACGCCTTGACGGGGTTCATCCACGCCCAGAAGACCCTGGAGTTCCAGCAGGCCGCCGTGAAGTCCGCGCAGCGGTCCGTGGAACTCTCGGTGGTGCAATACCGTGAAGGCGCCGTGGACTACCAGCGCGTGCTGGATGCGCAACGCTCGCTCCTGGAACAGCAGAACAACATGGCCCAGACGAGCTCATCCATCGCCACCAACCTGGTCGCCCTCTACAAGGCGCTGGGTGGAGGTTGGGAGATCCGCCAGGGCCAGCCCATCGTGCCAGAGCCCATGCAGAACGAGATGAAGAAGCGGACCCACTGGGGCGACATGTTGTCCAAGCCGCGCGCGCCGGAACAGAAGGCGCTCCCGCCATCCGAAAAGCCATAG
- a CDS encoding HlyD family secretion protein has translation MIAAFIGFRYWKSKKSELPEGIVSGNGRIEAKLADVAAKEPLRVKEILVNEGDLVKPGQVLVRLDTSTLESSLAEANASLAATQEKVAVAEAGIVKQRSEIQLATIEVERARRLVAQGAGSQRDLDVRSSQLETTRAALSEAEATLKTSREEIEVARANAATIETRIADATLKSPVTGRVLYRLAEPGEVLSPGGPALTLVNLEDVYMEIFLPASEAARVKLGSEARLTVDFEPDRSIPGYVSFVSPEAQFTPKQVETKSEREKLVFRVKLQVPRELASRYVERIKTGIRGVGYVKVDPSATWPPPLSNVITAESGSH, from the coding sequence GTGATCGCTGCGTTCATCGGCTTCCGCTATTGGAAGAGCAAGAAATCCGAACTGCCGGAGGGAATCGTCTCCGGCAACGGCCGCATCGAGGCAAAGCTGGCGGATGTCGCCGCCAAGGAACCCCTGCGGGTGAAGGAGATCCTCGTCAACGAAGGCGACCTCGTCAAACCCGGTCAGGTGCTGGTTCGCCTGGACACCTCCACGCTGGAGTCCAGCCTGGCGGAGGCCAACGCGAGCCTCGCGGCCACGCAGGAGAAGGTGGCGGTGGCCGAGGCGGGCATCGTCAAACAGCGGAGCGAGATCCAACTCGCCACCATCGAGGTCGAGCGAGCCCGGAGACTCGTGGCGCAGGGCGCCGGCTCGCAGCGGGACCTGGACGTTCGCTCGAGCCAGTTGGAGACCACCCGAGCCGCCCTTTCGGAAGCGGAAGCCACGCTGAAGACCTCCCGGGAGGAGATCGAGGTCGCGCGCGCCAATGCGGCAACGATTGAAACGCGCATCGCCGACGCGACGCTCAAGTCTCCGGTGACGGGACGAGTCCTCTACCGCCTCGCCGAGCCCGGCGAGGTGCTCTCCCCCGGTGGACCAGCGCTGACGCTCGTGAACCTGGAGGACGTCTACATGGAGATCTTCCTGCCCGCCAGCGAGGCCGCCCGCGTGAAGCTCGGCTCCGAGGCACGCCTCACCGTCGACTTCGAGCCCGACCGCTCCATCCCCGGCTATGTCTCCTTCGTCTCCCCGGAGGCCCAGTTCACCCCCAAGCAGGTGGAGACGAAGAGCGAGCGGGAGAAGCTCGTGTTCCGCGTGAAGCTCCAGGTCCCCCGCGAGCTGGCCAGCCGCTACGTCGAGCGCATCAAGACGGGCATTCGTGGCGTCGGCTACGTCAAGGTGGACCCTTCCGCCACCTGGCCCCCCCCGTTGAGCAACGTCATCACGGCTGAATCCGGCTCCCACTAG